Proteins encoded together in one Marinobacter salsuginis window:
- a CDS encoding efflux RND transporter permease subunit, with protein MRFTDIFIHRPVLATVVSLLILLLGARAAMEMEIRQYPELESTTVTVTTAYPGASSDLIKGFITTPLQQAIAEASGIDYLTSTSSQGTSTIEAKMVLNYDANAALAEIQAKVASQRNVLPAEAQDPVITSTTGDSTALMYIAFYSNELAVPQITDYLTRVVQPRLQALSGVGKAELLGRKFALRVWLDPERLAAVDMTPQEVVARLRANNYQAAVGNTKGTYTEISMTSDTDVGDPDAFRNLVVKQSNGTQIRLQDIARVELGSETYDQLALYKGQPATYVAIELAPGANPLTVAGLVKDQLPDIESQLPSGLDVRLAYDASDFIEDSINEVIQTLLEAMIIVLVVVFLCLGSIRASIVPSVAVPLSLVGGAFIMLMFGFSLNLLTLLSMVLAIGLVVDDAIIMVENVHRHIEQGESRFDAAINGAREMAVPIIAMTTTLVAVYAPIGFMGGLVGSLFTEFAFTLAGTVVISGIVALTLSPMLSGKVLKPHGNPGRFEQVVEKTFNGLAASYKSALSSLMQTKSVVVFFAVVVLGSIYFMVSMSQNELAPTEDQGILFYQGLGPQTSTLDYLLEHGDEIQERMSTVPGYNEDFMIIGITGPNAVFGGFKLAPWSEREISQFEVQPKLDAELKNVTGLQTAVFPRPSLPGSGGGLPFQFVITTGSSYEQLDQVADEMLGKAMGSGNFMFLQKSINFDRPITRINVDRDRVADLGLSMQDVGQSLSSMLGGGYINRFSMEGRSYQVIPQVDQQFRLDAQALNEYYIRADNGELVPLGSVVSFSQDVEPSNRTQFNQQNSLTLQGVVMPGIAAGTAMDFMEQTAAEVFPQGFSYDYTGQSRQLATQGSALMVTFFLSLLVIYLVLAAQFESWRDPFIILVSVPMSVAGAMAFIVLGFATMNIYTQVGLITLIGVVSKNGILIVEFANQLQKERGLNKVDAVIEAAAIRLRPIIMTSLALIFAMVPLLIAIGPGAESRFAIGLTISAGLGIGTLFTIFVLPAFYILLGRDHHGSASDEYGNGSESEGKSAPVH; from the coding sequence ATGCGCTTCACTGACATATTTATTCACCGTCCCGTCCTGGCGACGGTGGTCAGCCTGCTGATCCTGCTCCTGGGCGCCCGGGCGGCCATGGAAATGGAGATCCGGCAATACCCCGAGCTCGAGAGCACCACCGTGACGGTCACTACGGCCTACCCCGGTGCCAGCTCAGACCTGATCAAGGGCTTTATCACCACGCCGCTGCAGCAGGCAATCGCTGAAGCCAGCGGCATCGACTATCTGACATCCACCAGTTCCCAGGGCACCTCCACCATCGAAGCAAAGATGGTGCTGAATTATGACGCCAACGCGGCCCTGGCGGAAATACAGGCCAAGGTGGCAAGCCAGCGGAACGTCCTGCCGGCCGAAGCCCAGGATCCGGTGATAACCTCCACCACCGGTGATTCGACGGCGCTGATGTACATTGCCTTTTACAGTAACGAGCTGGCCGTACCCCAGATCACCGATTACCTCACCCGCGTGGTCCAGCCCAGACTCCAGGCGCTCTCAGGAGTGGGCAAAGCGGAACTGCTGGGCCGCAAATTCGCCCTGCGGGTGTGGCTGGATCCGGAACGCCTGGCGGCGGTGGACATGACACCCCAGGAGGTGGTGGCCAGACTCAGGGCCAATAACTACCAGGCTGCCGTCGGTAACACCAAGGGCACCTACACCGAAATCAGTATGACCAGCGACACCGATGTGGGTGATCCGGATGCGTTCCGCAATCTGGTGGTCAAGCAATCCAATGGCACCCAGATCCGCCTGCAGGACATCGCCCGGGTTGAGCTGGGTTCTGAAACCTACGATCAACTGGCTCTGTACAAAGGCCAGCCGGCCACCTATGTCGCTATTGAGCTGGCTCCCGGGGCCAACCCTCTGACGGTCGCCGGTCTGGTAAAAGACCAGTTACCGGATATCGAAAGCCAGTTGCCTTCCGGTCTGGATGTGCGCCTGGCGTACGATGCCTCAGACTTTATCGAGGATTCCATCAACGAGGTTATCCAGACACTGCTGGAAGCCATGATCATTGTTCTGGTGGTGGTATTCCTGTGCCTCGGTTCCATCCGGGCGTCGATTGTTCCCTCCGTCGCCGTGCCACTGTCGCTGGTTGGCGGTGCGTTCATCATGCTGATGTTTGGTTTCTCGCTGAACCTGCTCACCCTGCTCTCCATGGTGCTGGCCATCGGCCTGGTGGTGGATGACGCCATCATCATGGTAGAGAACGTGCACCGACACATTGAACAGGGCGAATCGCGCTTCGATGCTGCCATAAACGGTGCGCGCGAAATGGCGGTTCCCATCATCGCCATGACCACCACCCTGGTGGCCGTATACGCCCCCATCGGTTTCATGGGCGGGCTGGTCGGCTCGCTCTTCACCGAGTTTGCGTTCACGCTGGCAGGGACCGTGGTTATTTCCGGCATTGTTGCCCTGACGCTTTCTCCCATGCTATCGGGCAAGGTGCTGAAACCCCACGGCAACCCCGGCAGATTCGAGCAGGTGGTTGAGAAAACCTTCAACGGCCTGGCCGCAAGCTACAAGTCTGCTTTGAGCTCACTGATGCAGACCAAATCGGTGGTGGTCTTCTTCGCCGTCGTTGTACTCGGCTCCATCTACTTCATGGTCTCCATGAGCCAGAATGAGCTCGCCCCTACCGAGGATCAGGGCATTCTCTTCTATCAGGGGCTTGGCCCCCAGACCTCCACCCTGGATTACCTGCTGGAGCACGGTGATGAAATCCAGGAGCGGATGTCGACGGTCCCGGGCTACAACGAGGACTTCATGATCATCGGTATTACCGGGCCCAACGCGGTCTTCGGTGGCTTCAAGCTGGCGCCCTGGAGTGAGCGGGAGATCAGTCAGTTTGAAGTACAGCCGAAGCTGGATGCCGAGCTCAAGAATGTCACCGGACTGCAAACCGCGGTGTTCCCGCGGCCTTCGCTGCCCGGCTCGGGCGGCGGCCTGCCGTTCCAGTTCGTAATCACCACCGGCAGCAGCTACGAGCAGCTGGATCAGGTAGCGGATGAGATGCTGGGTAAAGCCATGGGCAGCGGCAACTTCATGTTCCTGCAGAAGTCCATCAACTTCGATCGACCAATTACCCGCATCAACGTTGACCGGGACCGGGTTGCCGACCTGGGCCTGTCCATGCAGGACGTTGGCCAGAGCCTGTCGAGCATGCTTGGTGGCGGCTACATCAACCGGTTCAGCATGGAAGGTCGTTCCTACCAGGTGATTCCACAGGTTGACCAGCAGTTCCGGCTGGACGCCCAGGCGCTCAATGAGTACTACATTCGTGCCGACAATGGCGAACTGGTACCACTGGGCAGCGTGGTGAGCTTCAGCCAGGATGTTGAACCGTCCAACCGGACTCAGTTCAACCAGCAGAACTCTCTGACACTTCAGGGCGTGGTTATGCCGGGGATTGCCGCCGGCACTGCCATGGACTTCATGGAGCAGACCGCAGCTGAGGTTTTCCCCCAGGGCTTCAGCTACGACTACACCGGTCAGAGTCGCCAGTTGGCGACCCAGGGTAGCGCCCTGATGGTGACCTTCTTCCTGTCGCTGCTGGTGATTTACCTGGTGCTGGCGGCCCAGTTCGAAAGCTGGCGGGATCCGTTCATCATCCTGGTTTCGGTGCCCATGTCGGTTGCCGGCGCCATGGCGTTCATCGTGCTTGGCTTCGCCACCATGAACATCTACACCCAGGTGGGGCTGATAACGCTGATCGGGGTGGTCTCCAAGAACGGCATCCTGATTGTCGAGTTTGCCAACCAGTTGCAGAAGGAACGCGGACTTAACAAGGTGGATGCAGTGATCGAGGCGGCGGCGATTCGCCTGCGGCCAATCATCATGACATCACTGGCGCTGATCTTTGCCATGGTGCCGCTGCTGATTGCCATTGGCCCGGGCGCGGAAAGCCGCTTTGCCATCGGCCTGACGATCAGTGCAGGTCTTGGTATCGGCACCCTGTTTACTATCTTTGTCTTGCCGGCGTTCTACATCCTGCTGGGCCGTGATCATCACGGTTCAGCCTCCGATGAGTACGGCAACGGGTCCGAATCCGAGGGTAAATCGGCCCCCGTCCACTGA
- a CDS encoding AraC family transcriptional regulator: MPNTAPELELDAYLRLNRASIAEWLAAIRELSGCDDIDCSLFEGSGHQVGALSTLTTERGRLICLYAAEGMEITGCRATEPVFLLPRAGNPEIATRDEPWQYLSGLALAWPEDRFRLRLTPRSRVLIVRLEPDFSAPVVPDASDVSLSNYEELITCYLHRAPFFRDDSDAIRLTNDLFLNLTRSPVKSDFTCQCPKLDRRLLRAIEKIRYEPGWDFNLQELASHSGVSERNLYYLMKRETGMTPYRLYQRNRLLRVRQRLVDCQCDVPHISWYAADAGFSHLGRFAALYREHFGELPSETVQWRRNLQGSGAGKQIVEEPDLMLS; the protein is encoded by the coding sequence ATGCCAAATACTGCGCCAGAACTGGAACTCGATGCCTATCTTCGACTTAATCGTGCCTCCATCGCTGAGTGGCTGGCCGCGATTCGCGAGTTGTCCGGGTGTGACGACATCGACTGCTCCCTGTTTGAGGGCAGTGGCCACCAGGTAGGTGCCTTGTCGACGCTGACCACCGAGCGTGGCCGCCTGATCTGTCTGTATGCCGCGGAGGGCATGGAAATTACAGGCTGCCGGGCGACTGAGCCTGTTTTCCTGTTACCGAGGGCCGGCAACCCCGAGATCGCAACACGTGATGAACCCTGGCAATACCTGAGCGGGCTGGCCCTTGCATGGCCGGAAGACCGGTTTCGATTGCGTCTGACGCCGAGATCGAGGGTATTGATTGTCAGGCTGGAACCGGACTTTTCGGCCCCGGTTGTTCCCGATGCAAGTGACGTCTCTCTGTCAAACTACGAAGAGCTCATCACCTGTTATCTTCATCGGGCACCCTTCTTTCGGGATGATTCGGATGCCATCAGGCTCACGAATGACCTTTTCCTCAACCTGACACGTTCCCCGGTGAAATCGGATTTTACCTGTCAGTGCCCGAAACTCGATCGCCGGTTACTCCGGGCCATCGAAAAAATCAGATACGAGCCGGGTTGGGACTTCAACCTTCAGGAACTGGCCAGCCATTCCGGCGTCAGCGAACGTAACCTCTACTATCTGATGAAACGGGAAACTGGTATGACACCTTACCGGTTGTACCAGCGAAACCGGCTGCTAAGGGTGCGTCAGCGTCTGGTGGACTGCCAGTGCGACGTGCCGCACATCTCATGGTATGCCGCCGATGCAGGTTTTTCCCACCTGGGGCGGTTCGCGGCCCTGTACCGGGAACATTTCGGGGAATTGCCCAGCGAAACGGTTCAATGGCGGCGAAACCTTCAGGGCAGTGGAGCTGGCAAACAGATCGTGGAAGAGCCGGATCTGATGCTGTCCTGA
- a CDS encoding putative bifunctional diguanylate cyclase/phosphodiesterase, whose protein sequence is MQVLQQQDFRALVDNHPRAIMLSTTEPRIAYVNRMFRSVTGYQAEEVVGQAPSMLSSGLHSPEFYQAMWKSLSDYGRWEGVIWNRRKNGETYPQWLTIYPVIRDGRQFFAGVFTDVGDIAAGDERLASLAYYDPLTELPNRSLFQEFLKARVAQRERDGGCFAVLYVDLDFFKSINDLHGHECGDQVLQQAAQCIKSVLRKGDVVARLSGDEFAVIIELQNDEDLESVCQRMTQIFQAPIIVGAREYFLSASVGAAVYPGHGRTGAELLQNADRAMYSAKMAGRSCYRIYSAVDTERGRYRQRLSEALIASVKTAPEEFSVVYQPQYHLATGEVAVVEALLRWNHPEFGPVSPGDFVAIAEQRGHIHELTEHLVRCVLADLSDKTARLPEGLGLAINISARQITDSRLEALLTPLFERIRGVGWVPEIEITETHLMNLSRQCLNRLQEFGEQGVVVAIDDFGTGYSSLAYLHALPVQVLKIDRQFIWRLGGKSRDSRIVSAILGIAEALDLEVVAEGIETEEQHNKLRELNCHRGQGFLMARPAPWQELIPLFFDRNQD, encoded by the coding sequence ATGCAGGTATTACAACAACAAGATTTCAGGGCGCTGGTGGATAACCACCCCAGGGCAATCATGCTGTCGACGACGGAGCCCAGAATTGCCTATGTGAATCGGATGTTCCGGTCTGTAACCGGGTACCAGGCGGAGGAGGTGGTTGGTCAGGCGCCGTCCATGCTCAGCTCCGGGCTTCATTCGCCGGAGTTCTATCAGGCCATGTGGAAAAGCCTGAGTGATTACGGGCGTTGGGAAGGGGTGATCTGGAATCGTCGCAAGAATGGCGAGACTTACCCCCAATGGTTGACGATTTATCCTGTGATCCGCGACGGGCGACAGTTCTTTGCCGGTGTCTTTACCGATGTTGGCGACATTGCTGCCGGCGATGAACGTCTAGCCTCGCTGGCCTATTACGATCCGCTGACGGAGCTGCCCAACCGTTCGCTGTTCCAGGAGTTTCTCAAAGCTCGTGTGGCTCAGCGGGAGCGTGACGGCGGATGTTTTGCGGTGCTGTACGTCGATCTCGATTTCTTCAAGTCTATTAACGACTTGCACGGACATGAATGTGGCGATCAGGTGCTGCAGCAAGCTGCCCAGTGTATAAAGAGCGTTCTGCGAAAGGGCGATGTGGTTGCACGGCTTTCCGGCGATGAGTTCGCGGTTATCATCGAACTGCAGAATGATGAGGACCTGGAGAGTGTATGTCAGCGCATGACGCAGATTTTCCAGGCGCCGATCATCGTAGGTGCGCGGGAGTACTTTCTGTCGGCATCGGTTGGCGCTGCCGTCTACCCGGGTCATGGCCGAACCGGTGCTGAGCTGTTGCAAAATGCAGATCGGGCAATGTACTCGGCCAAGATGGCGGGGCGGTCCTGCTACCGGATTTACAGTGCTGTGGATACCGAAAGGGGGCGGTACAGGCAGCGTCTTTCCGAGGCGTTGATCGCATCGGTGAAGACCGCCCCGGAGGAATTCAGTGTGGTCTATCAACCCCAGTACCACCTCGCGACTGGTGAGGTCGCTGTGGTGGAGGCGCTGCTGCGCTGGAATCATCCGGAGTTCGGCCCGGTATCACCGGGGGATTTTGTTGCCATTGCCGAACAGCGGGGCCACATCCATGAGCTGACCGAACATCTGGTGCGGTGTGTGTTAGCCGATCTCTCAGACAAGACGGCAAGGTTACCTGAAGGGCTCGGCCTGGCGATCAATATTTCGGCGCGTCAGATTACCGATTCCCGGTTGGAGGCCTTGCTGACGCCGCTGTTTGAACGCATTCGTGGTGTGGGTTGGGTACCGGAAATCGAGATAACCGAAACCCATCTGATGAATTTGTCGCGACAATGTCTGAACCGGCTGCAGGAATTCGGCGAGCAGGGCGTGGTGGTTGCGATCGACGATTTCGGGACCGGCTACTCTTCTCTCGCCTATTTGCATGCGCTTCCTGTGCAAGTCTTGAAGATTGATCGTCAGTTTATATGGCGTCTTGGCGGAAAATCCCGCGATTCCCGAATCGTCTCTGCGATCCTTGGAATTGCCGAGGCCCTCGATCTGGAAGTGGTTGCCGAAGGTATCGAGACCGAGGAGCAGCACAACAAACTGCGGGAGTTGAACTGCCACCGTGGGCAGGGTTTCCTGATGGCCAGGCCAGCGCCCTGGCAGGAACTGATTCCCTTATTTTTTGATCGAAATCAAGATTAG
- a CDS encoding methyl-accepting chemotaxis protein, whose amino-acid sequence MRINEPVSQKERGYPDHYHLITTTDLRGKITAANEEFAEVAGYTVDELVGQPHNLIRHPDMPPGAFKNLWQTIKSGESWRGMVKNRCKNGDHYWVDAFVTPIRKDGEIVEFQSVRTRPRPDQIARAEKLYAAWNRGKVPRRYLAISPPLSLKIGCLYGLLAFALAWFGLSELTLPHLLLLQGLVLSVFIVFFWLALPMMRSARAACCEAHPAMPWVYTGRRDEGAWIEFDRQKRDAVLRAVSARMHANVGKLHGRKQRTVEWVANSVASIRSQQDDIQDITRAFEELAESVRRVSELTARTHEATDDAHQSAGQCRGQMTSMNQSLSDLKEQLTVANGRMKTLSEKSDAIGMVLDVISDIAEQTNLLALNAAIEAARAGESGRGFAVVADEVRGLAQRTHESTRKIEEMIGALQTETHEVVEVINSGTHCCQQTAGIASEASETLEATLKDVDVITTCTHEVAGATEQQAALSVQVERQAARLLELGNRSVQSSENAREESENLGNNVDQAQLLTSHFLQMLVDRLLPAPVSESGKRFPEPTQ is encoded by the coding sequence ATGCGAATCAACGAACCCGTCAGCCAAAAAGAACGGGGATACCCGGACCACTATCACCTGATCACCACCACCGACCTTCGCGGCAAGATCACCGCCGCCAATGAAGAGTTCGCCGAAGTGGCCGGCTACACAGTGGACGAACTGGTCGGCCAGCCCCACAACCTGATACGGCATCCGGACATGCCACCGGGCGCCTTCAAGAATCTCTGGCAGACCATAAAATCCGGTGAATCCTGGCGGGGTATGGTTAAAAACCGCTGCAAGAATGGCGATCATTACTGGGTGGACGCCTTTGTCACCCCGATCCGCAAAGACGGTGAAATTGTTGAATTCCAGTCGGTTCGCACCCGTCCCCGGCCAGACCAGATTGCCCGGGCCGAAAAACTGTACGCAGCCTGGAACCGGGGCAAGGTGCCACGCCGATACCTGGCGATCAGCCCGCCGTTGTCACTGAAAATCGGCTGTCTCTATGGACTGCTCGCTTTCGCGCTTGCCTGGTTTGGCCTGTCCGAGCTGACGCTGCCTCACCTGCTGTTGTTGCAAGGGCTCGTGTTGTCGGTATTCATTGTCTTTTTCTGGCTGGCGCTACCGATGATGCGCAGTGCCAGGGCGGCCTGCTGCGAAGCGCATCCGGCCATGCCCTGGGTCTATACCGGCCGTCGGGATGAAGGCGCATGGATCGAATTCGATCGTCAGAAACGGGACGCGGTACTCAGGGCGGTTTCCGCCCGCATGCATGCCAACGTCGGCAAGCTCCATGGCCGGAAACAGCGCACCGTCGAGTGGGTTGCCAACTCGGTGGCCAGCATTCGCAGCCAGCAGGATGATATCCAGGACATAACCCGGGCCTTCGAGGAACTGGCAGAGAGCGTTCGTCGGGTCAGTGAGCTGACCGCCCGTACTCACGAGGCAACAGACGATGCACACCAGTCAGCGGGCCAGTGTCGTGGTCAGATGACCTCCATGAACCAGTCATTGTCGGATTTGAAGGAACAGCTCACCGTTGCCAATGGACGCATGAAGACGCTGTCTGAAAAAAGCGACGCCATCGGCATGGTTCTGGACGTCATCTCGGACATCGCCGAGCAAACCAATCTGCTGGCATTGAATGCCGCCATCGAGGCCGCCCGCGCTGGCGAGTCAGGACGCGGCTTTGCCGTCGTTGCCGATGAGGTGCGAGGCCTGGCCCAGAGAACCCACGAATCCACCCGAAAGATCGAAGAGATGATCGGCGCCCTGCAAACCGAAACCCACGAAGTGGTCGAGGTGATCAACAGCGGCACCCACTGCTGCCAGCAGACGGCGGGCATCGCCAGTGAAGCCAGTGAAACCCTGGAGGCAACACTGAAAGATGTCGATGTCATAACCACCTGCACCCACGAAGTGGCGGGTGCCACCGAGCAACAGGCCGCGTTGAGCGTTCAGGTGGAACGCCAGGCGGCACGACTGCTGGAGCTGGGTAACCGCTCGGTCCAGAGCAGTGAAAACGCCCGGGAAGAATCCGAAAACCTGGGCAATAACGTGGATCAGGCCCAGCTACTTACCAGCCATTTCCTGCAGATGCTGGTCGATCGACTGTTACCGGCACCCGTGTCTGAAAGCGGTAAGCGATTCCCCGAGCCGACACAATAG
- a CDS encoding DUF3301 domain-containing protein, translated as MTLGTLFWLFVAGFAVWYWWRAKAIKDFVLQAAHRYCKSMDVMLLDDAVFLRGLWFKRDDQGKIRVWRRFLFDFTSTGEERYTGRIIMLGQRIQHMELEPHRFS; from the coding sequence GTGACCCTTGGAACCCTGTTCTGGCTGTTCGTGGCCGGATTCGCTGTCTGGTACTGGTGGCGCGCCAAAGCCATCAAGGATTTCGTGCTGCAGGCGGCGCATCGCTACTGCAAAAGCATGGACGTGATGCTGCTGGATGATGCGGTATTCCTCCGTGGTCTCTGGTTCAAGCGCGACGACCAGGGAAAGATCCGCGTGTGGCGCCGTTTCCTGTTCGATTTCACGTCTACCGGCGAGGAACGCTACACCGGGCGTATCATCATGCTGGGCCAACGCATCCAGCATATGGAACTGGAACCCCACCGGTTTTCCTGA
- a CDS encoding esterase/lipase family protein, with translation MRIRFTTAVLLGLALLSASFTSFAGYTQTRHPIVLVHGVTGFNTIGGLVNYFHTIPWNLERSGARVYSASVSFVNSSEQRGQQLANYVNSLGHSKVNLMAHSQGAPTSRVTAALIPHRIASITSIDGVNKGSKVADVVRGILPPGSYVEGGANAIANALGDLVNALSGADNPQNGLAALETLTTPGTTSLNDALGWKGVNRNSCAGTSEDVWIDGNRIKFFSWTGRGVWTNVFDITDPFLGVTALAFGSEPNDGLVGVCSTMMGRVIGTHYDMNHVDAINHLLGARSLWTNPVTLYRTQANRLKNRGL, from the coding sequence ATGCGTATTCGATTTACCACAGCAGTTCTGCTGGGGCTGGCCTTGCTGTCCGCCTCGTTCACAAGCTTCGCCGGCTATACCCAGACCCGCCATCCGATCGTTCTGGTTCATGGTGTCACCGGGTTCAACACCATTGGCGGTCTTGTAAACTATTTCCATACCATCCCCTGGAATCTTGAGCGCAGTGGCGCACGGGTCTATTCCGCCAGCGTTTCTTTCGTCAACAGCAGTGAACAGCGCGGCCAGCAACTGGCGAACTACGTGAACAGCCTCGGGCATTCAAAAGTCAACCTGATGGCCCACAGCCAGGGCGCGCCAACCTCCCGGGTAACCGCAGCCCTGATTCCTCACCGTATTGCCTCGATCACCTCCATCGATGGCGTCAACAAGGGCTCCAAAGTAGCCGATGTGGTTCGGGGCATCCTGCCACCCGGCAGCTACGTCGAGGGCGGCGCCAATGCCATAGCCAACGCCCTGGGGGACCTGGTGAATGCATTGTCCGGTGCGGACAATCCGCAGAACGGGCTGGCAGCTCTGGAAACCCTCACCACACCCGGAACAACCAGCCTCAACGACGCCCTTGGCTGGAAAGGCGTCAACAGGAATAGCTGCGCCGGCACCAGTGAAGATGTCTGGATCGACGGCAACCGCATCAAGTTCTTTTCCTGGACCGGACGGGGCGTGTGGACCAATGTGTTCGACATTACCGACCCCTTCCTGGGCGTGACCGCCCTGGCTTTCGGTAGCGAGCCCAACGACGGTCTTGTGGGCGTCTGCTCCACCATGATGGGCCGGGTGATCGGCACCCACTACGACATGAACCATGTGGATGCCATCAACCACCTCCTGGGTGCGCGTTCTCTGTGGACCAACCCGGTCACCCTTTACCGCACCCAGGCCAACCGGCTTAAAAACCGCGGTCTGTGA
- a CDS encoding lipase secretion chaperone, with product MKRTSIEARRWLFPGALSAILAGSGLWYGLTDNAPSQASSAVSKPTQSAILADSTRPSQESGEQRGLENLAQESGPATTPDSLGPQPFAASLSGTEIDGALTADDNGELVINLQVRDFFDYFLSTVGEVAPETAIQQIETMARTHLPEPASAQAMALLDEYLAYKQASLQVMQTRLDPARAGEPAYQLAALGDALAQLKQLRSATFSSEAHRAFFGLEEAYSEYTLATLAIQQRTDLSEQGKQALVQWHRNQLPEQLRTTEQHLHASTRQQQARTAAIESASSPEEAGRQLAELGVNQQGVESVVNYLKQREHFDQRFEDFREAVDREASSGLAEADLEKQREALLERHFPQPQDRTWARLKMLGNG from the coding sequence ATGAAACGAACATCCATCGAAGCCCGTCGATGGCTGTTTCCCGGTGCCCTGTCGGCCATTCTGGCCGGCAGTGGTCTCTGGTACGGCCTCACCGATAACGCACCATCACAAGCCAGCAGCGCGGTTTCAAAGCCAACGCAATCCGCCATCCTGGCCGACTCAACAAGACCTTCGCAGGAGTCTGGCGAGCAACGGGGCTTAGAAAACCTCGCCCAGGAGTCCGGGCCTGCCACGACGCCCGATTCGCTCGGACCGCAACCCTTTGCCGCCTCACTGTCAGGCACGGAAATCGACGGTGCGCTGACCGCCGATGACAACGGTGAGCTTGTCATCAACCTCCAGGTCCGCGACTTCTTCGATTACTTCCTGAGCACAGTCGGCGAAGTCGCTCCGGAGACAGCCATTCAACAGATCGAGACGATGGCCAGGACTCACTTGCCAGAGCCCGCATCTGCTCAGGCAATGGCGTTGCTGGACGAATACCTCGCCTATAAGCAGGCATCCCTTCAGGTCATGCAGACGCGCCTCGATCCTGCCCGGGCAGGCGAGCCGGCCTATCAGCTGGCTGCGCTGGGCGACGCTCTGGCACAGCTCAAGCAGCTGCGGTCTGCCACCTTCAGTTCCGAGGCCCACCGGGCTTTCTTCGGGCTCGAAGAGGCCTACAGTGAATACACCCTGGCGACCCTTGCCATTCAGCAACGCACGGACCTCAGCGAGCAGGGCAAACAGGCGCTCGTCCAATGGCACCGCAACCAGCTGCCGGAGCAACTGAGAACGACGGAACAACACCTGCATGCCAGCACCCGGCAGCAGCAGGCCCGAACTGCAGCCATCGAATCGGCGTCTTCGCCCGAGGAAGCCGGACGGCAACTGGCCGAGCTGGGCGTGAACCAGCAAGGCGTCGAGAGCGTCGTGAATTACCTGAAGCAGCGGGAACACTTTGACCAGCGTTTCGAAGACTTCCGGGAAGCGGTAGACCGGGAGGCCTCGTCAGGACTGGCCGAAGCTGATCTGGAGAAACAGCGGGAGGCATTACTGGAGCGACATTTCCCGCAGCCGCAAGACAGAACCTGGGCACGACTGAAAATGCTGGGCAACGGCTGA